The following is a genomic window from Corynebacterium incognita.
AGCCGACAACGGGCCTGCACCTCGCGGACGTCGAAACGCTCCTGGGGTTGCTGGACAAGCTAGTCGACGCCGGGAATACCGTCGTCTGCGTAGAACACCACCTGGCGGTCGTGGCGCACTCGGACCACGTCATCGATATGGGGCCGGGCGCAGGTAGCGAGGGTGGCGAGGTAGTTTACGCTGGAGCGCCAGCCGGGATGGATACACTCACCGGCCGGTACCTGAAGGAATACCTTAAGCGTTAACCTTCTCGCGGGAGCGCAGGATGAGAACCCGCTCCGACTCAGACAGGCCGCCCCAGATGCCATAAGGTTCGGCGGCCTTGAGCGCGTGCTCCCGGCACATCGCGAGCACCGGGCACTTCTGGCACACGGCCTTCGCGCGGTTCTCGCGCTGCGTACGCGCGCGGCCACGCTCCCCGTCCGGGTGGTAGAACACGTCAGAATTTTCCCCGCGGCAAGCACCTTTCAGCTGCCAATCCCAGAAGTCTGTATTAGGTCCCGGAAGAAGATGGGGTTGAGTCACGACACGGTCTCCTTTAGTACAACGAGTAAATAACCAGAAGGCAGTCTGACTGGGCAGGGTGAACAATTGGTTACTCGAAAGTGGAATCTAGGTGTTGAAGCGTGTCTGGATTAGTCATGACTGTCTCTGAGCTGGAATAATGGTCAAAGTTAAAGGTATGTGAACTTTCTGTGTCCATACCCCTTTTTAGTGTGACAGCCCCGCAACCACGTACTGTAGTGGGGTCCGTTGGATAAGCGTCAAAAGGAAAAGTTGTGGGAGATATTGAACAGGAGCTAGAAGGCCTTGTGCCCTCGGCTGTTCAGGGCGATCCTCACGCACTGCAGCGCGTTATTGAGATCGTTCACCCGATGGTGTTGCGTTACGCCCGCGCCCGCATCGGAGGTGGCAAACACCCCACCGCGGAAGACGTGGCGCAAGAAACATGTCTGGCGCTAACGTCGTCGATAAGCAAATACGAAGATAAAGGCCGCCCCTTCATGGCCTACGTCTACGGCATCGCCTTCAACAAAGTTGCCGATGCGCACCGTGCCATGTCCCGCGATCGACTGACTCCAACCGAAGACGTACCGGAAGGCCCCGACACCTCCGCGACCCCTGAAGACGTGGCGATCGCAGTCGACGGAAGTAACACCATGCGGGGTCTTCTCGATACTTTAAGTGACAAGGCTCGCGACATCATCATCCTCCGTACCATCGTCGGAATGTCTGCAGAAGAAACTGCGGCCATCGTCGGATCCACCCCAGGTGCAGTACGTGTCGCGCAGCATAGAGCACTGGCGCAACTGAGGAAGTCCTTGGAAGCCAGCGCAACGCAAGGAGAAAGATAGTGACACATCGCGACGACGTCCCAGAGGACATCGCCCGGCAGCTGCAACCGCTAGTCGAGGACGATGCCTACCTCAGCGATCTTTCTCAAGGCGTAGACCCATCCGGGGGCGCTGACCCACTGGCTGGTTTGCTGCTCGAACTCCGCAACGACGTCAATGCCCAGATGCCCCCGGCTCCTCAGGTCGCGGACACCTCGGCGGCCGCGACGTCGGCAAGCGCGGCGACTAGTTCCGGAATGTGGATTAAAGGAGCGCTCGGTGCGGCAGCAGTTGTGCTTGGTGGTGTAGGCGCGTTTTCTCTGCTCAATGGCGGCGGTGAAGAAACAGACCCTGTGCCTGCACCCGCCGTGGTGCACACTGACACCGAGACGTCTTCGGCAACTCAGGCACCAACAAGCAGCGCCGCCAAGTCATCCACCTCGGTTTCCCCACGCTCAGAAGAAAGCGTGGCCGAAGAAGCGACCAGCGAGGTTAGCGAAGAGAGCACTGAGAATGTGCAGGAAGAGGTAGTCACTCCCGAAAGCGACGAACCAACGCCGTACAACGAAGTGAACCCCCCAGTACCTACGTCGGCACAGACGCCTGCTGACACCCCGACCTCTACCCAGGTCAACCCACCTGCGCCGGCCCCGACAAAGAACTCCCCACGTCCAGGGACAACCACCACGCGGACCCCATGGAATGAGCGCGACGACGACCGCGAATTTACCTTCGCGCCGCTGCCGGGGGAGACCCCGCGCGGGTCGAGCGGTGTGCCGACGCCGGGAGACGGTGACGAGGACCAGGACCAGGACGAGGACACAGGCAAGGATAAGGGCAATAACGCCGAGACCGGCAAGGGCCAGGACGGCAAGGACAACGGTCAACGCGGAGACTAGTCCGCGTTGAGACCGTCCAGGAAGCCTTGGGCGTACTCCCACGGGACGTAGCGGTGCGGGTCTACCTCCGCGCCTGGCTCGTGGACAGGGGGAAGCTCGCCGGCAAGGAGAGCACGGATGTTTGCGGCCATGATGTCCCACTCATAAAAGTGGGTGTTGTTGCAATCGCCACAGAGGAACATGACGCCGTCGAAGCCGTAGGGGGATAGTCGGCGGGAAAACTGCTCCACCGCGATGAGATCTCGGACGTGCTCCAGGCGCTCAGACTCGGATAACTCAGGAACGGCCTCGTCCTCAAGGAACGACGCTGGGTCATTGGGATCGTTTGCAAAAGGATCCATTGGCATTTCGTAGTTCACGGTCTCGAGCCTATTGACCACGACGGGGTATGGCAATTAGCTGCACCGGCTAACCACTTCCCCGACTAAAGGGTTAAAGTTGGGGGCATATTTACGAGACGCTTAAGAAAGGTCCGGAGCATGCGTGTAGCAACTGGTGGAGACGATCCGAACAAGGTCCAACTCAACGGGTTGACCTTTGATGATGTACTACTTCTTCCCGCGGAATCGAATATTGTTCCGTCTGAGGTTGACGTATCGGCGCAGTTTACGCGCAATATCCGACTGGGAATCCCTGTGGCATCGGCCGCGATGGATACGGTTACGGAGGCGCGGATGGCCATTGCGATGGCGCGTCAGGGCGGCATCGGCGTGCTGCACCGCAATCTATCGGCCGAAGAGCAAGCCGGCCAGGTCGAGATTGTGAAGCGCTCTGAGTCCGGGATGGTGACCGACCCCGTGACCGCAACCCCGGACATGACGCTTAACGAGGTAGATGCACTGTGCGCCCGCTACCGTATCTCCGGGCTCCCAGTCGTAGACGGGGCAGGGAAGCTCCTGGGTATTTGCACGAACCGGGATATGCGTTTTGAGAAGGACTTCGAGCGCAAGGTCTCCGATGTGATGACGCCAATGCCATTGGTAGTGGCACATGAAGGTGTGTCCAAGGAGGAGGCACTGAAGCTGCTGTCCATCAACAAGGTGGAAAAGCTACCCATCGTTGACGGTGACAACAAGCTGGTCGGGCTCATTACAGTGAAGGACTTCGTGAAGACGGAGCAGTACCCCAACGCATCTAAGGATGATTCCGGCCGCCTGCTTGTAGCGGCAGGCATCGGTACAGGCGATGAGTCATTCGAGCGCGCAGGATTGCTTGTCGACGCCGGTGTGGACGTCCTCGTCGTAGACTCCGCCCACGCTCACAACAACCGAGTTCTGGACATGGTGTCCCGGGTGAAGCAAAACTTCGGGGACAAGGTGGACGTTATCGGCGGCAACCTGGCTACCCGCGAAGCCGCGCAGGCGATGATTGATGCTGGCGCGGATGCTATCAAGGTGGGCATTGGTCCGGGCTCGATTTGTACGACCCGCGTCGTCGCGGGCGTGGGTGCTCCGCAGATCACCGCCATCCTAGAAGCCGCTACCGCTGCTGGTAAGGCCGGCGTTCCGGTTATCGCTGATGGTGGAATGCAGTACTCCGGTGACATCGCGAAGGCGCTCGCCGCTGGCGCGGACACCGTGATGGTCGGTTCCATGCTTGCTGGCACGAAGGAGTCGCCTGGCGACGTTGTGGTTGTCGGTGGCAAGCAGTACAAGCGTTACCGCGGCATGGGCTCCATGGGCGCGATGCAGGGACGCGGCCTGTCCGGGGAGAAGCGTTCTTACTCCAAGGACCGCTACTTCCAGGCTGACGTCAAGTCCGAAGACAAGCTGGTTCCCGAGGGCGTGGAAGGCCAAGTTCCTTACCGCGGCGAGCTGGACGCAATCACACACCAGATTGTCGGCGGCCTGCGCGCGGCAATGGGCTACACCGGTTCTGCTAACCTCGCTGAGCTGAAAACTAAGCGCTTCGTGCAGATCACTATGGCCGGACTCAAGGAGTCCCACCCGCACCACCTGCAGCAGACCGTTCAGGCACCGAACTACCACTAAGGAATCGCCGTGCGAGAAATCGTCGAAATTGGAACCGGCCGAGAGGCGCGTCGGGCTTACGGATTAGAAGATATTTCCATCGTCCCGACTAGGCGCACACGCTCATCATCTGATGTGGATACGACCTGGAATATCGATGCCTACACCTTTGACGTCCCGATCCTGTCCCACCCCACCGATGCGTTAGCTACGCCAGAGTTCGTCATCGAAATGGGCAAGCAGGGCGGTTTGGGCGTCATTAACGCCGAGGGGCTGTGGGGACGAGTCGAGGACCTGGACACCGCGCTTGCCGACGTCCACGATGCCGAGTCCCTTCAGCGCCTCCACGCTCTGCCCTTAGACGAGGAGCTCCTAGCTGAGCGTATTCGTCAGGTCCGGGACTCAGGGGTCACCGTCGCCGTTCGTGTCTCGCCGCAGCACGCCCGTGAACTCGCACAGACTGTCATCAGTGCCGGGACCGAACTCCTCATTATCCAGGGCACGATCATCTCCGCTGAGCACGTCGCGGCGGATGGGGAGCCCCTGAACTTGAAGGAGTTCATCGGCTCGTTGGACGTACCGGTCATCGCTGGTGGCGTCAGTGATTACTCCACTGCGCTGCACCTGATGCGTACCGGTGCAGCCGGCATCATCGTCGGCGGCGGAACCAACACGAACGACGTCGCCTTGGGCATCGAGCCGCCCCTTGCTACCGCCATCGCCGATGCCGCCGCCGCGCGCCGGGACTACCTCGACGAGACGGGCGGACGCTACGTGCACGTCATCGCAGATGATGCCTTCGCTACGTCCGGGGACGTCGTTAAGGCAATTGCCTGCGGTGCCGACGCTGTGTCCCTCGGCGGCATGCTTGCCATCGCTGAAGAAGCCGGCGGCAAGGGAGCGTACTGGCCATCAGTGGCCGGCCACCCCCGCTTTCCACGCGGCTTCGTTGATGAGCGATCGCCAAAGGCTCCGCTGGAAGTCGTGCTGCACGGCCCCTCCGCGGATCCGTTTGGAACGCTCAATATCGTCGGCGGTTTGCGTCGCGCTATGGCGAAGTGCGGCTACACGGATCTGAAGTCTTTCCAGAAGGTCGACTTAGCTGTTCGATAGCCCATTCTCTAGCATTATCCGGCGGGTGCCAGACGGGTCTTCCGTTTGGTGCCCGCCTCATTTCGCCGTTGCGACCCCGGCCGTTTCCGGCATTATGCGGCCCGCATAGCCCCATGAGGTTGGATTGGTTGGTTTGTCCGCCTTCGGCCCAGGCTTCGACGTGGTGCGCTGTCCCGTACATGGCGTAGCGGTCGCATCCCGGCCATGCGCATCGGACCTGGTCGACGGCGATGATGCGGCGCTGCGTGTCATTGGCGAGACGCTGGGTGCGCCACAGGTTCACGGGCTCAGCGTTCTTGTCATATAGCAAGACCCACCCGTACTCAGTGAGTCGCTCGTTAAGGTATTCGCGCGCGTTCACCCGCGTGCCGTCGGTGGCCTGTAGTTCGTGCTCACCACAGCTTTCGAGATCGTCGGTGGTGACGATGACGGTGGGTTCTAACACGCCGTCGGTAAGCTTGCCTCCGCGGGTAAACAACGCCCAGCACGCGTTGCCCATGGCTATGTCTTCTGGGGTGTTACCCCGGTTGCGGGTCATGGAGCGGAGGGTGCGCTCAAAGCGCGACATTTCGGCCTCGGGCAGTTTTAGCACTGCGGTCCGTCGTCCCGTCGCGTCGGTTTCGCGGCCGATGACGAGGCTGCGGGGCGGGGGATTGGAGCCGGTTGCGTTGAGCTCTCGGACGCGGGCCTTGGCGTATTTTTCCAAGTCGGCGATGCTGAGGTGGGTCATCTCTGCGAGCTCAAGGCGTAGGTCCCACCTGCTGATGGGGGCTTGTCGACGTAGCTGTACTGCCGCTTTATGGATAACTACGAGGCGGGCGATGGGGAAGTCCTCGGCGAAGCGCATCGTGGCGGCGCGTACGGCCTTGTGCTTGCACGGCCCGTAGTAGCTCTCACCGATCGCGCGGTACAGCAAGGTTTCAGACACCCCGAGGCCAAACCCAGCGCCGCGCGCGTAAATGTACTGCGCCAGCGCCAGGCCGTTGGTGGCCAGGTAACGGTCGATGTCTTCGAGGTTCATGACTTTGAACCTAGGCCACATCCTGACGCCTGGAAAGGTCTAGCACGCTCGCCTGTGGATAACTTGCCCGAGTTTCCGTGGCCCTGTGGATAATTGCTAGACTAAAACGCGTGACTCAAGCGAATTCGACTCCCCGCCCCGTCCTTGTCGTGGACTTCGGCGCCCAATATGCGCAGCTTATTGCCCGCCGCGTGCGCGAAGCCAATATCTACTCTGAAGTGGTTCCCCATACTGCAACAATTTCTGAGGTTCAGGAAAAAAATCCTGCAGCCCTGATTTTGTCCGGTGGCCCGTCGTCTGTGTACGCGGACGGTGCTCCGAAGCTCCAAGAAGGTTTGCTGGATCTGGGTATCCCGGTGTTCGGCATCTGCTACGGTTTCCAGGCCATGAACCATGCGCTCGGAGGCAAGGTGGCTAACACCGGTGACCGCGAGTACGGCCGCACGGATATTAACGTTAACGGCGGCGTCCTGCATGCCGGACTAGAGTCCACGCACAAGGTGTGGATGTCGCATGGCGACGCCGTGTCCGAGGCGCCCGAGGGTTTCGACGTCACCGCTTCGTCGGCGGGTGCGCCAGTGGCGGCTTTCGAGTGCATTGAGAAGCGGATGGCCGGTGTGCAATACCACCCAGAGGTGTTGCACTCCCCGCACGGCCAGGAAGTCCTGACCCGCTTCCTGACTGAGATTGCAGGACTGGAGCAAACGTGGACGTCTGCGAATATCGCTGAACAGCTCATCGAAGACGTGAAGGCACAGATCGGCGAGGGGCGTGCAATTTGCGGCCTGTCGGGTGGCGTCGACTCGGCCGTCGCTGCTGCCTTAGTCCAACGCGCGATCGGTGATCGCCTCACCTGTGTCTTCGTCGACCATGGTTTGTTGCGCGCGGGCGAGCGTGAGCAGGTGGAGAAGGATTTCGTAGCGGCGACCGGGGCGAAGCTCGTGACTGTGCACGAGGCCGACGCGTTTTTGGCTAAGCTTGCCGGAGTCACCGAACCGGAGGCGAAGCGCAAGGCTATCGGTGCGGAGTTCATCCGCTCGTTCGAGCGTGCGGTGGCGAGTGTACTTTCTGACCAGGACGTGGACTTCTTAGTCCAGGGCACCCTGTACCCGGACGTTGTGGAGTCCGGCGGGGGAGCCGGCACCGCGAACATCAAGTCCCACCACAACGTCGGTGGTTTGCCTGACGACGTCGAGTTCGAGCTCGTTGAGCCGCTGCGCCTGCTGTTCAAGGACGAGGTACGCGCGGTAGGCCGAGAGCTGGGGCTTCCAGAGGAGATTGTGAACCGTCAGCCGTTCCCGGGGCCTGGTCTGGGTATCCGCATCATCGGCGAGGTGACCGAGGAGCGCCTCGAGACCCTGCGTCAGGCTGACCTCATCGCTCGCACGGAGCTGACCGCCGCCGGCCTGGACAGCGAGATTTGGCAGTGCCCTGTGGTGCTGCTTGCCGACGTCCGTTCGGTGGGCGTCCAGGGCGACGGCCGCACCTACGGGCACCCGGTCGTGTTGCGTCCAGTGACGTCCGAGGACGCCATGACCGCGGACTGGACCCGCGTCCCGTACGACGTCTTGGAGAAGATCTCCACCCGCATTACGAACGAAGTGAAGGACGTTAACCGCGTGGTCTTGGACGTTACGTCCAAGCCGCCGGGAACTATCGAGTGGGAGTAGTAATCTCCACCGGGCCGATGCCGTGATCGACGACCAAGGTCAGTCGCGCGGCATCGTCGCGTTTTTCCACGCAGTTGGTAGGGCCAAGGCCGGTGTCGCAGACAACGTTGACTGGCTGGTTGGCGGGCAGGGTGATGTCTAGCGGGCCGATGTTGCCGTCGATGCGCAGTTCATGGGCGTCGGAAAGCGGGGGAAGGTCGGACAAATCAACGGTGGCGGGCCCGATGCCAACGTCGATAGTTTCCTCCAGGTCGGTAGCGCTGGAGATTTTAATGTCCGTCGGGCCTGCTTGGTGGGAGAATACATACCCGAATCCGACGATCGCGACGGCGATGCAGAAGATGGTCAACCCGGCATTCGACTTTTTCGGCTTCGGGCGCGGGGAAGGTTCGGGTAGGTGCCATAAGTCGGGGGCGGCTCCAAGTGGATCCCAGGCGGGTGGGCGCTTTTCCAAGAGGAAATACCCTCCGACCAAGACAGCGGCGCTAATAAGGATTGCCGCCAAGATGCTGCCATCGGCCGTCGCGCCGCAAAAGATGAGCACGAATGCGACTACGCCTAGGACCCACCCGAGGCTCTTGTCTTCACCTCCGTTCATCGCTGCTTCGAAGGGGGAGGGTTGGTCGGCTTGTTTGGGCATGAGTCCCCAAGCGATGAGGTAGGCCGCCATGCCGGCCCCGCCGCAGAGCGTGACTACCGCGAAGACAATGCGGACTAAGGTCGGGTCGATTCGGTAGCGGACGCCGATGCCTTCGCATACACCGGCGACGTAGCCATTGGGCTGTCTGAGAGGTGTCATACTTTTATTTTCGCAAAAGTCTCACCAGCAAACATCAGGGTTTCCCCTGATCTCTTAGTCGGACAGCGTAGGGCAAGATGATGTCTATGTACCCGACTTATGTCCGCCCCCGGCAGGGCCGCGTTATTGCCGGTGTCGCAGCCGGGGTTGCGAACCATCTCAACAGGGATGTCTTCCTGGTCCGTGTCGTGCTGTTAT
Proteins encoded in this region:
- a CDS encoding WhiB family transcriptional regulator, with protein sequence MTQPHLLPGPNTDFWDWQLKGACRGENSDVFYHPDGERGRARTQRENRAKAVCQKCPVLAMCREHALKAAEPYGIWGGLSESERVLILRSREKVNA
- a CDS encoding sigma-70 family RNA polymerase sigma factor, with translation MGDIEQELEGLVPSAVQGDPHALQRVIEIVHPMVLRYARARIGGGKHPTAEDVAQETCLALTSSISKYEDKGRPFMAYVYGIAFNKVADAHRAMSRDRLTPTEDVPEGPDTSATPEDVAIAVDGSNTMRGLLDTLSDKARDIIILRTIVGMSAEETAAIVGSTPGAVRVAQHRALAQLRKSLEASATQGER
- a CDS encoding DUF5319 domain-containing protein — translated: MPMDPFANDPNDPASFLEDEAVPELSESERLEHVRDLIAVEQFSRRLSPYGFDGVMFLCGDCNNTHFYEWDIMAANIRALLAGELPPVHEPGAEVDPHRYVPWEYAQGFLDGLNAD
- the guaB gene encoding IMP dehydrogenase, producing MRVATGGDDPNKVQLNGLTFDDVLLLPAESNIVPSEVDVSAQFTRNIRLGIPVASAAMDTVTEARMAIAMARQGGIGVLHRNLSAEEQAGQVEIVKRSESGMVTDPVTATPDMTLNEVDALCARYRISGLPVVDGAGKLLGICTNRDMRFEKDFERKVSDVMTPMPLVVAHEGVSKEEALKLLSINKVEKLPIVDGDNKLVGLITVKDFVKTEQYPNASKDDSGRLLVAAGIGTGDESFERAGLLVDAGVDVLVVDSAHAHNNRVLDMVSRVKQNFGDKVDVIGGNLATREAAQAMIDAGADAIKVGIGPGSICTTRVVAGVGAPQITAILEAATAAGKAGVPVIADGGMQYSGDIAKALAAGADTVMVGSMLAGTKESPGDVVVVGGKQYKRYRGMGSMGAMQGRGLSGEKRSYSKDRYFQADVKSEDKLVPEGVEGQVPYRGELDAITHQIVGGLRAAMGYTGSANLAELKTKRFVQITMAGLKESHPHHLQQTVQAPNYH
- a CDS encoding GuaB3 family IMP dehydrogenase-related protein, whose product is MREIVEIGTGREARRAYGLEDISIVPTRRTRSSSDVDTTWNIDAYTFDVPILSHPTDALATPEFVIEMGKQGGLGVINAEGLWGRVEDLDTALADVHDAESLQRLHALPLDEELLAERIRQVRDSGVTVAVRVSPQHARELAQTVISAGTELLIIQGTIISAEHVAADGEPLNLKEFIGSLDVPVIAGGVSDYSTALHLMRTGAAGIIVGGGTNTNDVALGIEPPLATAIADAAAARRDYLDETGGRYVHVIADDAFATSGDVVKAIACGADAVSLGGMLAIAEEAGGKGAYWPSVAGHPRFPRGFVDERSPKAPLEVVLHGPSADPFGTLNIVGGLRRAMAKCGYTDLKSFQKVDLAVR
- the guaA gene encoding glutamine-hydrolyzing GMP synthase; the encoded protein is MTQANSTPRPVLVVDFGAQYAQLIARRVREANIYSEVVPHTATISEVQEKNPAALILSGGPSSVYADGAPKLQEGLLDLGIPVFGICYGFQAMNHALGGKVANTGDREYGRTDINVNGGVLHAGLESTHKVWMSHGDAVSEAPEGFDVTASSAGAPVAAFECIEKRMAGVQYHPEVLHSPHGQEVLTRFLTEIAGLEQTWTSANIAEQLIEDVKAQIGEGRAICGLSGGVDSAVAAALVQRAIGDRLTCVFVDHGLLRAGEREQVEKDFVAATGAKLVTVHEADAFLAKLAGVTEPEAKRKAIGAEFIRSFERAVASVLSDQDVDFLVQGTLYPDVVESGGGAGTANIKSHHNVGGLPDDVEFELVEPLRLLFKDEVRAVGRELGLPEEIVNRQPFPGPGLGIRIIGEVTEERLETLRQADLIARTELTAAGLDSEIWQCPVVLLADVRSVGVQGDGRTYGHPVVLRPVTSEDAMTADWTRVPYDVLEKISTRITNEVKDVNRVVLDVTSKPPGTIEWE
- a CDS encoding PspC domain-containing protein translates to MTPLRQPNGYVAGVCEGIGVRYRIDPTLVRIVFAVVTLCGGAGMAAYLIAWGLMPKQADQPSPFEAAMNGGEDKSLGWVLGVVAFVLIFCGATADGSILAAILISAAVLVGGYFLLEKRPPAWDPLGAAPDLWHLPEPSPRPKPKKSNAGLTIFCIAVAIVGFGYVFSHQAGPTDIKISSATDLEETIDVGIGPATVDLSDLPPLSDAHELRIDGNIGPLDITLPANQPVNVVCDTGLGPTNCVEKRDDAARLTLVVDHGIGPVEITTPTR